Within the Dialister hominis genome, the region ATTCATGCGAATCAAGTCGGACTACATGGGAAATGATCAGCTTCTGCCTGCATACAATGTCCAAATAGGTGTTGCCGATGAATTTATTGCCGTAATTGATGTTAACCAGTATCGTTCAGATATGGATTGCTTCGTACCGCTGATGGAGGAATTCCACGAAGTCTATGGGGCTTATCCTAAGTATCCTGTGGCAGATGCAGGATATGGATCTTTCAACAATTACATCTATTGCGAGCAGCACGGTATGGAAAAGTATATGAAATTCCCCATGTACAAGAAAGAAACGAAAGACAAGAAATACCATACCAATCCGTTTCGGCCAATAAACTTTAGAGTTGATGAGAATGGAACCATCCGTTGTCCAAATGACAGGGCTTTCAAATTTATCTATAGACATCTGGTCAGAGGGAACTTATACGGCAGGCAGGAGGAAGTATTTGAATGCGAAGACTGCCAAGGATGCCCGCTGGCAGAGCAATGTAAAAAGACCCCGAAGAACAAAAGAATCTCATTGAGCAGAGAACGGAATAACATGTACCAGGAGGTTCAGGATAATCTGGAAAGCATCCATGGAGCCCTGCTAAGAATGAACCGGTCAATCCAGGCTGAAGGAACTTTTGGAATCATGAAACATGACAGATGGTACAAAAGAATCGTCAGAAAAGGGATAGATTCTGTAAAAGCCGAGTTATACCTGGTAGCACTTGGCTATAATTTAAGGAAATACATCACAAAAATAATGCGTATAAGGATTGCCGCCTAAGACAATATAATTAAAAGTCTTATGGGGGTAAGGGGGCTTACGCGCATTTTTACGTAAAAGGCTTACAGCAGAGCTAAAAATGATGAAATAAAGACGCAAAAAAGAGGCTGCAACAAAATGATTAACCATTTTGTCACAGCCCCCTTTTATTTGATTAGAGATTTCTAGTCGTTTTGAGACGAACCAGGGCACGCATGAGCGCGAGTCTGGCGCGATCTACATCGACGTCTTCTTTCTTAAAAGCCAGTCTGTCTTCAGCGCGTTTCTTAGCTGCCTGAGCGCGGGCAACGTCGATGTTGTCTGCGAGTTCAGCAAGAGGAGCGATGATGTTGACGTGGTTGTCATTGACTTCAAGGAAGCCGCCGAATACGGCAACTCTCTGTTCCTTGTCACCTGTCTTTATGCGCACGCAGCACATTTCGAGAGCAGCAGCAAGGGGAAGGTGGCGCTTTTCGATACCGAATTCGCCGTCTTCCGCACGGGCAACCACCAGATCCACGCCGTCCTGTGTAAAAATAGGACCGTCTGGACTGATGACTTCGACGTGCATTGGATTTTCAAGGGTATCAGCCATGGCTTATTCCCCTTTCTTCATCTTTTCAGCCTTTTCCATTGCTTCGTCAATAGTGCCGACCATGTAGAATGCGCCTTCTGGCATGTCATCATGCTGGCCTGCAAGGATTTCCTTGAAGCCTCTGATGGTTTCCTTCAGCGAAACGTATCTGCCGGGGGAGCCGGTGAACTGTTCAGCTACGAAGAACGGCTGAGACAGGAATCTCTGGATCTTTCTTGCACGAGCAACGATGACTTTATCGTCGTCGGAAAGTTCTTCCATACCGAGGATGGCGATGATATCCTGGAGTTCCTTGTAACGCTGCAGAATAGCCTGTACGCCGCGGGCTACTTCGTAGTGTTCTTCGCCGAGTACGTTCGGGTCAAGAATACGGGAAGTGGAGTCGAGCGGATCTACTGCCGGGTAAATGCCGAGTTCGGCGATGGAACGGTTCAATACGGTGGTAGCATCCAAGTGGGTGAATACGCCTGCCGGAGCCGGGTCGGTTAAGTCGTCGGCCGGTACGTATACTGCCTGAATGGATGTGATGGAGCCGTTCTTTGTGGATGTAATACGTTCCTGCAGTTCGCCGATATCGGTTGCCAGGGTTGGCTGATAACCAACGGCGGACGGCATACGTCCGAGCAGTGCGGATACTTCAGAGCCTGCCTGAACGAAACGGAAAATGTTATCTACGAAGAGCAGTACGTCCTGTCCCTGCTTATCGCGGAAGTATTCAGCCATTGTCAGACCTGTCAGAGCAACTCTCATACGAGCTCCCGGCGGTTCGTTCATCTGGCCGTATACGAGGGCAACCTTGTTCAGGACGCCGGATTCTTTCATTTCGCCCCAAAGGTCGTTGCCTTCACGGGTACGTTCGCCTACGCCGCAGAATACGGAGCAGCCGTCATGTTCGGTTGCGACGTTGTGGATCAGTTCCTGAATCAGGACTGTCTTGCCTACACCTGCGCCGCCGAACAGACCGATTTTACCACCCTTTGCGTATGGGCAGATAAGGTCTACGACTTTGATGCCTGTTTCGAAAATTTCAGCTGCCGGAGACTGGTCTTTGAAGGCCGGTGCCTCACGGTGAATCGGCCAGTAGTCAGCTGCGTCGACTTTCGTCGGGTCGTTGTCTACTGTCTGTCCAAGGACGTTGAAAATACGTCCGAGGCAGCCGTCGCCTACCGGTGCTGCAATAGCACGGCCGGTGTCAACGGCTTTCATGCCGCGTACCATGCCGTCTGTGGAACTCATTGCAACAGCGCGGACGACTCCGTCGCCCAGATGCTGCATGGTTTCGCAGATGACATCAACAGGAACGCTGGCTTTATCATCTTTTACATGGATTGCGTTATAGATGGCAGGAAGTTCCTTATCATCATCGAAAGCAATATCAACGACTGCGCCGATGACCTGGACTACTTTACCTACCTGCATCTCCTGTTCATTTGCCATGAAGAAGCATTCCTCCTTAATATGTTAAGCGGTTTATTCAAGCGCAGCTGCGCCGCCGACGATTTCGGAAATTTCGTTGGTGACCTGAGCCTGACGTGCTTTGTTGTACGTGAGGTTGAGGTCGGCGATTCTTTCCGTAGCGTTGTCGGTTGCAGCGGACATGGCAGCCATACGGCTTCCAAGTTCGGAAGCAGCGGACTGGAGCATGGCGTTGTAAACCTTGACCTGTACGTATTCCGGAAGGAGTCTGGAGAGAACTGTGTGAGCGTCAGGCATGAAAATGTATGGCGCTTCTTTCCATTTCTTTTCAGATCCGTTGCCGGTTTCCTCATCTGCCTCAGGAGCTTCGACGGGAAGAATCTTCTCGACGAGTACCTGCTGATGCAGAGCGGTGATGAATTTCGTGTAAATCACATAAACTTCGTCCACTTCCTCGGTCACGAAGTAGTCAACCATTTCCTTCGCGAGATCGATGGAATCCTGGGCGGTAGGTTTATCAGAAAAGCCGAAATGATAGGAATCAAGATCGTATCCACGGAATTTCAGGTAGTTTCTACCCTGTTTTCCGCAAACGTAAAGAGCGTATTCGGAACGATCCCTTCCGGAGATTTCTTGCAGTGTCCGCTTCATAACGTTGGAGTTAAAAGCGCCCGCAAGGCCTTTATCGGCGCTGATGACCAGATAGCCGACCTTCTTTACCTTGCCTGTTCTGAAGAGCGAGCTGGTAAAATCGGGAGTTACCGAAGAAGCACGGCGCAAGAGCTCTCCGATCTTTTCAGCATAAGGACGAGAGCCGTTTGCTTTTTCTTCTGCTTTGCGCAGACGGGCAGCGGCAACCATCTTCATTGCTTTTGTGATCTGCTGGATGTTGGTGACAGATTTAATGCGCCCTTTTATATCACGCGTACTTTCCAATCAGATCACCCCTCTACCGTTTCAGACTTATCCTGGGATTTCGTAGCTGCGTAACGTTCCTTGAATTCAAGAATAGCTGCTTTCAGTTTCTCTTCGTTTGCTTCTGTCAGCTTCTTGTTCTTCACGATGTCTTCTCCGATTTCCGGATGGGTGCTGTGGAGGAATGCAAGGATGCGGTGTTCGAAATCAACGACTTCGTCAACTGCAACATCATCGAAGTAGCCTTTAACTGCTACGTAGAGGACCTGTACCTGGTCTTCGACCGGGTATGGGGTGTACTGCGGCTGTTTCAGGATTTCAGTCGTTCTCTGACCGCGGTCAATCTGTGCCTTGGTTGCAGCGTCCAGGTCGGAACCGAACTGAGCGAATGCAGCAAGTTCGCGGTACTGTGCCAGATCCAGACGCAGGGTACCTGCGACCTGTTTCATAGCTTTGATCTGTGCGGAACCACCTACACGGGATACGGACAGACCTACGTTGATAGCCGGACGGATACCGGAATAGAAGAGTGCGGTTTCCAGATAAATCTGGCCGTCGGTGATGGAAATAACGTTGGTCGGAATGTATGCGCCTACGTCGCCTGCCAATGTTTCGATGATCGGCAGTGCGGTGATGGAGCCGCCGCCCAGTTCATTGGAGAGGCGGGCAGCACGTTCCAGCAGACGGGAGTGCAGATAGAATACGTCGCCTGGATAAGCTTCACGTCCTGGCGGACGGCGGAGCAGCAGGGACATTGCGCGGTATGCTACTGCGTGTTTGGAGAGGTCATCATAAATAATGAGGACGTCTTTGCCCTGATGCATGAAGTGTTCAGCGATGGATACACCAGAGTATGGTGCGAGGTACTGCATCGGGGAACCTTCGGATGCGCCGGCATGAACGATGATGGAGTAATCCATAGCGCCGGCCTGTTTCAATTTTTCATATACACGGACAACGTTGGAGTTTTTCTGTCCGATGGATACGTAAATGCAGATAACGTTCTGACCCTTCTGGTTCAGGATGGTATCGATGCCGATAGCCGTCTTACCAGTACCACGGTCGCCGATGATCAGTTCGCGC harbors:
- the atpG gene encoding ATP synthase F1 subunit gamma, which codes for MESTRDIKGRIKSVTNIQQITKAMKMVAAARLRKAEEKANGSRPYAEKIGELLRRASSVTPDFTSSLFRTGKVKKVGYLVISADKGLAGAFNSNVMKRTLQEISGRDRSEYALYVCGKQGRNYLKFRGYDLDSYHFGFSDKPTAQDSIDLAKEMVDYFVTEEVDEVYVIYTKFITALHQQVLVEKILPVEAPEADEETGNGSEKKWKEAPYIFMPDAHTVLSRLLPEYVQVKVYNAMLQSAASELGSRMAAMSAATDNATERIADLNLTYNKARQAQVTNEISEIVGGAAALE
- the atpD gene encoding F0F1 ATP synthase subunit beta, with the protein product MANEQEMQVGKVVQVIGAVVDIAFDDDKELPAIYNAIHVKDDKASVPVDVICETMQHLGDGVVRAVAMSSTDGMVRGMKAVDTGRAIAAPVGDGCLGRIFNVLGQTVDNDPTKVDAADYWPIHREAPAFKDQSPAAEIFETGIKVVDLICPYAKGGKIGLFGGAGVGKTVLIQELIHNVATEHDGCSVFCGVGERTREGNDLWGEMKESGVLNKVALVYGQMNEPPGARMRVALTGLTMAEYFRDKQGQDVLLFVDNIFRFVQAGSEVSALLGRMPSAVGYQPTLATDIGELQERITSTKNGSITSIQAVYVPADDLTDPAPAGVFTHLDATTVLNRSIAELGIYPAVDPLDSTSRILDPNVLGEEHYEVARGVQAILQRYKELQDIIAILGMEELSDDDKVIVARARKIQRFLSQPFFVAEQFTGSPGRYVSLKETIRGFKEILAGQHDDMPEGAFYMVGTIDEAMEKAEKMKKGE
- a CDS encoding F0F1 ATP synthase subunit epsilon, whose product is MADTLENPMHVEVISPDGPIFTQDGVDLVVARAEDGEFGIEKRHLPLAAALEMCCVRIKTGDKEQRVAVFGGFLEVNDNHVNIIAPLAELADNIDVARAQAAKKRAEDRLAFKKEDVDVDRARLALMRALVRLKTTRNL
- the atpA gene encoding F0F1 ATP synthase subunit alpha, whose translation is MKISSDEITSVIKKQIENYKVDLNVDEVGTVLEVGDGIAHVYGLQNCMAGELLELPNGVYGMALNLEESNVGAVLLGRSETIKEGDVVKRTGHLMQVPVGDAVIGRVVNALGQPIDGKGEIKTDEYRDIEIKAPGIADRQPVNVPLQTGLKSIDSMVPIGRGQRELIIGDRGTGKTAIGIDTILNQKGQNVICIYVSIGQKNSNVVRVYEKLKQAGAMDYSIIVHAGASEGSPMQYLAPYSGVSIAEHFMHQGKDVLIIYDDLSKHAVAYRAMSLLLRRPPGREAYPGDVFYLHSRLLERAARLSNELGGGSITALPIIETLAGDVGAYIPTNVISITDGQIYLETALFYSGIRPAINVGLSVSRVGGSAQIKAMKQVAGTLRLDLAQYRELAAFAQFGSDLDAATKAQIDRGQRTTEILKQPQYTPYPVEDQVQVLYVAVKGYFDDVAVDEVVDFEHRILAFLHSTHPEIGEDIVKNKKLTEANEEKLKAAILEFKERYAATKSQDKSETVEG